The following are encoded in a window of Telmatobacter sp. DSM 110680 genomic DNA:
- a CDS encoding Gfo/Idh/MocA family oxidoreductase, producing MQIWNRRNFLKVAGAVSAASLAGAVPASGEPGRRVFTLATQDEPAKPVAANDHIQIALIGAGGQGMGDTRSAVQVPGVKLVAVADCYDGRLARSKEVWGDDVFTTRDYKEILARKDIDAVIIGTPDHWHKQASVDAMKAGKDVYCEKPMIHLYSDGPEMIETARSTNRIIQIGSQRVSSVLYAKAKELLAAGAIGKLNMVTASWDRNSSMGAWNYTIPPDASPETCDWQRFQGTAPKVEFSAEKFFQWRKWKAYGSGVAGDLFVHLFSGTHFVTGAHGPTRGMATGAIRFWDDGRDAQDVMLGLFDYKEGFNLSLRVNFVDGGEESESLIFTGSEGTIQIGWTGLTVNRVPRETEPGLTIDTFPKEMQAQIEADYRKKYPPHSGNAALGGEEKYNLPQGYSDQYDHFKNFFASVRSRKPVVEDAVFGYRAAGAALLSNLSIERNAVVKWDPEAMKVLS from the coding sequence GTGCAGATTTGGAATCGCAGAAATTTTCTTAAGGTTGCGGGAGCGGTATCAGCGGCTTCGTTAGCGGGCGCGGTGCCAGCAAGCGGAGAGCCGGGCAGAAGAGTCTTTACTCTGGCCACGCAGGATGAGCCGGCCAAGCCTGTGGCGGCGAACGATCATATTCAAATTGCCCTGATTGGTGCGGGTGGACAAGGCATGGGCGATACACGCTCTGCGGTGCAGGTGCCGGGAGTGAAGTTGGTGGCCGTGGCTGACTGCTATGACGGACGTCTTGCGCGCAGCAAGGAAGTGTGGGGCGACGACGTCTTTACGACGCGCGATTACAAGGAAATCCTCGCGCGCAAGGATATCGACGCAGTCATTATCGGTACCCCCGATCACTGGCACAAGCAGGCATCAGTAGATGCAATGAAGGCGGGCAAGGACGTCTACTGCGAAAAGCCAATGATTCATCTCTACAGCGACGGGCCCGAGATGATCGAGACGGCGCGGAGTACGAATCGCATTATTCAAATCGGCAGCCAGCGCGTGAGTTCGGTCTTGTATGCGAAGGCCAAGGAACTACTGGCGGCAGGCGCGATCGGCAAGCTGAATATGGTAACTGCGAGCTGGGATCGCAATTCGTCGATGGGTGCGTGGAACTATACGATCCCTCCAGATGCCTCACCGGAAACTTGCGACTGGCAACGGTTTCAGGGCACTGCGCCTAAAGTTGAGTTCAGTGCGGAAAAGTTTTTCCAGTGGCGCAAATGGAAAGCGTATGGCAGCGGCGTTGCCGGCGATTTGTTCGTGCATCTGTTCAGCGGCACGCATTTTGTAACCGGAGCACACGGACCCACGCGGGGCATGGCTACGGGCGCTATCCGCTTCTGGGATGATGGGCGCGACGCGCAGGATGTGATGCTGGGGCTATTCGACTATAAAGAAGGATTCAACCTTAGCCTGCGCGTGAATTTTGTAGATGGCGGCGAGGAGAGCGAGAGCCTGATTTTCACTGGCTCGGAAGGCACCATTCAGATTGGGTGGACGGGATTGACCGTGAATCGTGTGCCGCGCGAGACGGAGCCGGGTCTTACCATCGATACGTTTCCTAAGGAGATGCAGGCGCAGATCGAAGCGGATTACAGAAAGAAGTATCCTCCGCATTCTGGAAATGCGGCGCTAGGTGGAGAAGAGAAATACAATCTGCCGCAGGGATATAGCGACCAGTACGATCACTTCAAAAACTTCTTCGCTTCGGTGCGTTCGCGCAAGCCGGTGGTGGAGGATGCGGTGTTCGGGTATCGCGCTGCGGGGGCGGCTCTGCTGAGCAATCTCAGTATCGAAAGGAACGCCGTAGTGAAGTGGGATCCGGAGGCGATGAAGGTACTGTCGTAA
- a CDS encoding VWA domain-containing protein produces the protein MSAAQDQSAQAPAVLSVTTHEVLLDVVVTDGGHAVTGLKSTDFIVTENGNPQVVASLQEHRPMTAATDAQVVAKPPLAPNTFTNYSAVANANAYTVILLDALNTRLDDQMSVREALIRYLKDRPPGGPVAIFERDTKMHLVQGFTSDPQVLLAAAQSARNNPQLLKMVRGTREENLVYRMDDVTLGFQLLGRYLAAFPGRKNLIWFTGALPQSNAREPMSDPFNDDFRILEGDPHALTAALTLSRVAVYPVDARALQVAPQYEAASNRMPQPNAMIHFDNGQGFQHTNLDLIAEATGGRAFYSSNGLGSKIAEIENNGSSYYTLTYATTNKDWNGELRHIRIEMNHPHVKLQYRQGYFAVDRTKQEQAQLDRLNKAQHGENGSAGDEGSPEQTHAEVSGEQEPAKTPPVNAEKSAPRKDAFNDAMLLGAVPAEEIIFNAHVSASEKVVQLSKDDAWPQDNYLAADWKYKPFHTYTVEFTADGKTLQLTKGPDGLRHGRMAFVSIVYDQTAQNVNSILTTTNLDIDEDQYKELLQHGITARQEIAVPAKGSFFLRLGVDDTVNDRIGTLEFAVDQVRPEAGTLISQSK, from the coding sequence GTGTCTGCTGCGCAAGATCAGTCCGCGCAGGCGCCGGCCGTCCTTTCCGTTACGACGCACGAGGTGTTGCTTGACGTGGTGGTTACGGATGGCGGGCATGCGGTGACGGGGCTCAAGTCCACTGACTTCATCGTGACTGAGAATGGCAATCCGCAAGTGGTGGCAAGCCTGCAGGAACACCGGCCGATGACTGCGGCGACGGATGCTCAAGTAGTAGCCAAGCCGCCGCTGGCGCCGAACACATTCACGAATTACAGTGCAGTCGCGAATGCGAATGCTTACACGGTAATTCTTCTGGATGCGCTGAATACGCGGCTGGATGACCAGATGTCGGTGCGCGAGGCGCTGATCAGGTATTTGAAAGACAGACCTCCAGGAGGCCCGGTCGCGATCTTTGAGCGGGACACGAAGATGCACCTGGTGCAGGGTTTTACTTCAGATCCACAGGTGCTGCTGGCGGCTGCGCAAAGCGCGCGCAATAATCCGCAGTTGCTGAAGATGGTGCGAGGCACGCGGGAAGAAAACCTGGTGTACCGGATGGACGACGTGACGCTGGGATTCCAACTGCTGGGGCGGTATCTTGCGGCTTTTCCGGGACGCAAAAACTTGATCTGGTTTACAGGTGCGTTGCCGCAGTCGAATGCGCGGGAGCCGATGAGTGATCCGTTCAACGACGACTTCAGAATTCTCGAAGGTGATCCGCACGCATTGACAGCTGCGCTGACGTTGAGCCGTGTCGCGGTTTATCCGGTTGATGCGCGGGCCTTGCAGGTCGCGCCGCAATACGAGGCAGCATCGAATCGAATGCCGCAGCCTAACGCGATGATTCACTTTGACAATGGACAGGGATTTCAACACACCAATCTGGATTTGATTGCGGAAGCGACTGGGGGACGAGCTTTTTATAGTTCTAACGGATTGGGATCCAAGATTGCGGAGATCGAGAATAACGGGTCGAGTTACTATACGCTGACCTACGCAACGACTAATAAAGACTGGAACGGAGAGTTGCGGCACATCCGGATCGAGATGAACCATCCGCACGTGAAACTGCAGTATCGACAAGGCTATTTCGCGGTTGATCGCACCAAGCAGGAGCAGGCACAACTGGATAGGTTGAACAAGGCCCAGCATGGAGAGAATGGGTCTGCGGGCGACGAGGGATCTCCTGAACAGACACACGCGGAGGTGAGTGGGGAACAGGAGCCGGCTAAGACGCCTCCTGTGAATGCGGAAAAGTCAGCACCGCGGAAGGATGCATTCAATGACGCGATGCTGCTGGGAGCGGTGCCGGCGGAGGAAATCATTTTCAACGCTCACGTATCTGCCAGTGAAAAAGTCGTGCAGTTGAGCAAAGACGACGCGTGGCCGCAGGACAACTACCTTGCTGCAGATTGGAAGTACAAGCCGTTTCACACCTACACGGTGGAGTTCACCGCAGATGGGAAGACGCTGCAACTGACGAAGGGACCCGACGGATTGCGCCATGGCCGCATGGCGTTTGTCAGCATTGTCTACGATCAGACGGCGCAGAATGTGAATTCAATCCTGACCACGACAAACCTTGATATTGACGAGGATCAGTACAAGGAACTGCTGCAGCATGGAATCACAGCACGGCAGGAGATCGCCGTGCCGGCGAAAGGGAGTTTCTTTTTGCGGCTGGGTGTAGACGATACTGTGAACGATCGCATTGGCACGTTGGAATTTGCAGTCGACCAGGTTCGGCCGGAAGCGGGAACACTGATTTCGCAGAGCAAGTAG
- a CDS encoding bifunctional YncE family protein/alkaline phosphatase family protein, producing the protein MFGAQASFAQSIDLPTSKQLIEPVPGSPQPLNSLPMSMAISPDGRYVVTVNAGYGTYESKYDQSLAVFDTQTGTVTDFPDDRTPERAKQTLYSGLAFSRDGKHVYASIGSEADPLGKDPPAHGVTDTGSGILVYGFAEGKIEPERLIHLPMDPLAPGHKTKIIGQVDGDQGVPFPAAIAMVEIAGAEKLLVAENLTDDVLLIDPASGDIEHRFDLTENKAVPSTYPIALQISKDGRRAFVALWNASEIVELDLEKNTVGRKLALLKPASAIKPGTHPCAFALTADGETLYVALANRDSVAAVNVGAGQFAVKGYFDTRLPGQSYFGAEPVAVALNASGSRLYVANMGSDAVAVINTQKLTAKMSRTGMVEPVGFVPTEWMPMSMAFLPAESGGKLFVATAKGKGAGPNPYVPADEPRKPGMPKRTNYIPTLIHGSLAVLNEAEIESGLAESTQAVLESNRMKAAAEKIRFADGSSNRIKHVIYIIKENRTYDQILGDLTQDGKAVGNGDKSLTMFGQDVTPNIHKLALQFGVLDDFYDSGEVSGDGHVWSNAAIGTDYLEKTWQQAYRGNQRSYDFEGVVAEGLPLEQKIPDVNEPASGYLWGNLASHGKTYYHFGEFISQEFCDEVMTANPQQGPMLAGKTCPRKAIAPGEQLPAEWGGGVNKWPWPIPLIASSKATKPELVGHFAPEGPDFNLAIPDQIRLAVFLRHLKQWEADRKQGKDTMPNFIQLRLPDDHTNGTTPFKPTPKASVSDNDLAVGRAVDAISHSPFWDDTAFFILEDDAQAGADHVDAHRSIALVISKYAPHGKDGVPVVDSRFYSTVSVIRTMETLLGLPPMNNNDAFSSLITTLFTGAGDQPVYSADYSNRDNGLIYAANPKKAVGGEASSKMDFRLADRAPTQKLNVILWKDAMGSKPVPAMLTQKRKLKKDDDD; encoded by the coding sequence ATGTTTGGAGCGCAGGCGAGTTTTGCGCAGAGTATTGATCTTCCCACGAGTAAGCAACTGATCGAGCCGGTTCCGGGTAGCCCGCAGCCCTTGAACAGCCTGCCCATGTCGATGGCGATTTCGCCAGACGGGCGATACGTGGTGACGGTGAATGCGGGCTATGGGACGTATGAATCCAAATACGACCAGTCGCTGGCAGTATTCGATACGCAGACCGGAACGGTCACCGATTTCCCCGATGATCGCACGCCGGAACGTGCCAAACAGACGCTTTATTCCGGGCTGGCGTTCAGTCGCGACGGAAAGCATGTGTATGCGAGCATCGGTTCGGAAGCAGATCCGCTGGGGAAGGATCCGCCGGCACATGGCGTGACCGATACGGGCAGCGGCATCCTGGTGTACGGATTCGCAGAGGGAAAAATTGAACCGGAACGCTTGATTCATCTGCCGATGGATCCACTTGCGCCCGGCCATAAGACCAAGATCATCGGCCAGGTGGATGGAGACCAGGGAGTGCCGTTTCCGGCCGCGATTGCAATGGTGGAAATCGCAGGGGCGGAGAAACTGCTGGTCGCAGAGAATCTTACGGACGATGTGCTGCTGATCGATCCCGCGAGCGGAGATATCGAGCATCGTTTCGATCTGACCGAAAATAAAGCGGTGCCCTCGACGTATCCGATTGCGTTGCAGATTTCGAAGGATGGCCGTCGGGCTTTTGTCGCGCTTTGGAATGCATCGGAGATCGTGGAACTTGATCTCGAGAAGAACACGGTTGGACGCAAGCTTGCGCTGCTGAAGCCGGCGAGCGCGATCAAGCCGGGGACGCATCCGTGCGCCTTTGCGTTGACGGCCGACGGCGAGACGCTTTATGTGGCGCTGGCGAATCGCGACTCTGTAGCCGCAGTGAACGTGGGGGCAGGGCAGTTCGCGGTGAAGGGATATTTCGATACGCGGTTGCCGGGGCAGAGCTACTTTGGCGCAGAGCCGGTGGCGGTGGCCCTCAACGCTTCGGGGAGTCGCCTGTATGTCGCAAACATGGGCTCCGACGCGGTAGCGGTGATCAATACGCAAAAATTGACGGCGAAGATGTCGCGCACGGGAATGGTCGAGCCGGTGGGGTTCGTGCCCACAGAGTGGATGCCGATGTCGATGGCATTTCTGCCTGCGGAATCGGGCGGGAAGTTGTTTGTGGCGACGGCGAAAGGGAAAGGGGCCGGGCCGAATCCATACGTGCCAGCCGACGAGCCTCGCAAGCCTGGGATGCCCAAAAGAACCAACTACATTCCGACGTTGATTCACGGTTCGCTGGCGGTGTTGAACGAAGCGGAGATAGAAAGCGGACTGGCTGAATCGACCCAAGCTGTGCTGGAGTCGAACCGGATGAAGGCGGCTGCGGAGAAGATACGATTTGCGGACGGTTCGAGCAATCGCATTAAGCACGTGATTTACATCATCAAGGAAAACCGCACGTACGATCAGATTCTTGGCGACCTCACGCAAGACGGAAAGGCCGTCGGTAATGGCGACAAGAGCTTGACGATGTTCGGGCAAGATGTGACACCGAATATTCACAAGCTCGCATTACAGTTTGGCGTGCTCGATGACTTCTACGATTCAGGTGAGGTTTCTGGCGATGGGCACGTGTGGTCGAATGCCGCGATTGGCACCGACTACCTGGAGAAGACGTGGCAACAAGCGTATCGCGGCAACCAGCGCAGCTATGACTTTGAGGGTGTGGTTGCCGAAGGACTGCCGTTGGAGCAGAAAATTCCCGATGTCAACGAGCCTGCGAGCGGATATCTGTGGGGGAACCTGGCTTCGCACGGAAAAACCTACTATCATTTCGGCGAATTTATTTCGCAGGAGTTTTGCGACGAAGTGATGACAGCCAATCCGCAACAGGGGCCGATGCTGGCGGGCAAGACATGTCCGCGGAAGGCCATCGCTCCCGGTGAGCAATTGCCTGCGGAGTGGGGCGGTGGCGTGAACAAGTGGCCCTGGCCGATACCGCTGATCGCCTCAAGCAAGGCGACCAAGCCGGAGTTGGTGGGACACTTCGCTCCGGAGGGGCCGGATTTCAATCTCGCCATTCCCGACCAGATTCGGCTGGCGGTGTTTTTGAGGCATCTGAAGCAGTGGGAGGCGGATAGGAAGCAGGGCAAAGACACGATGCCCAACTTCATTCAGCTTCGCTTGCCAGACGATCACACGAATGGGACGACGCCGTTCAAGCCAACTCCGAAGGCGAGTGTTTCGGATAACGACCTTGCAGTAGGCCGCGCGGTGGATGCTATATCGCATTCGCCGTTCTGGGACGATACGGCGTTCTTCATCCTCGAGGACGACGCGCAGGCGGGTGCGGATCATGTGGATGCACACCGCAGTATCGCGCTGGTGATCAGCAAATATGCGCCGCACGGCAAAGATGGAGTGCCGGTCGTGGACAGCCGGTTTTATTCGACAGTGAGCGTGATTCGCACCATGGAGACGCTGCTCGGTCTGCCGCCAATGAATAACAACGATGCGTTCAGTTCGCTGATCACGACTCTGTTTACGGGCGCAGGCGACCAGCCGGTATATTCGGCGGACTATTCGAATCGCGATAACGGACTGATCTACGCTGCGAACCCGAAGAAGGCGGTGGGTGGCGAAGCAAGCAGCAAGATGGATTTCCGGCTTGCTGACCGCGCGCCAACGCAGAAGCTAAACGTAATTCTGTGGAAGGATGCGATGGGTTCGAAGCCGGTGCCAGCCATGCTGACGCAGAAGCGCAAGCTAAAAAAGGATGATGACGACTAA
- a CDS encoding BadF/BadG/BcrA/BcrD ATPase family protein translates to MSAVLGIDGGGTRTRASIVDGETVLAFVENGSIKRLRVGVEAAEANLRAILQDVFAKAGVKGVKAASAGVASATMPGVKEWITEVFSEFGVERSEVVGDEVIALDGAFKGGPGILQIAGTGSNCIGRAPDGGRESAGGWSSRLGDEGSGYWIGLHAVRRALNAHDREEPSRILETVGGIWGTKTIEELVNLGDSTPGPDFAALAPAISELAEEGDMVALGVLKQAAHDLVDSVLLVRNKLRRKHNLTADVPVAWIGSVIGKSRLVREQFFAGLHASAPKMPICETEVAGIEGAVWRAQQLAK, encoded by the coding sequence ATGAGCGCAGTGTTGGGGATTGATGGAGGAGGGACAAGGACGCGTGCCTCCATCGTTGACGGCGAAACGGTGCTGGCGTTTGTTGAGAATGGTTCGATCAAACGGTTGCGAGTAGGCGTGGAAGCAGCCGAGGCGAATCTGCGGGCGATTCTGCAGGATGTGTTTGCGAAGGCTGGAGTGAAAGGCGTAAAGGCCGCGTCGGCCGGTGTGGCGAGCGCTACGATGCCGGGTGTGAAGGAGTGGATCACCGAAGTATTCAGCGAATTTGGCGTTGAGCGTTCCGAGGTTGTGGGCGATGAGGTGATCGCGCTGGATGGGGCTTTCAAAGGCGGCCCCGGAATTCTGCAGATTGCAGGGACGGGATCAAACTGCATTGGCCGTGCACCCGATGGTGGTCGAGAGAGTGCGGGCGGATGGAGTTCGCGTCTCGGTGATGAGGGCTCGGGCTACTGGATTGGGCTGCATGCCGTTCGACGGGCGCTGAATGCGCACGACCGCGAGGAGCCGTCGCGCATTCTTGAAACGGTTGGAGGCATCTGGGGGACAAAGACCATTGAAGAGTTGGTGAACCTGGGGGATAGCACGCCGGGTCCTGATTTTGCGGCCTTGGCGCCGGCAATCAGTGAGCTTGCAGAAGAGGGAGATATGGTGGCTCTTGGCGTGTTGAAGCAGGCAGCGCACGATCTGGTGGACAGTGTGCTGCTGGTACGCAACAAGTTACGCCGCAAGCACAACCTCACTGCCGATGTTCCGGTGGCCTGGATTGGCAGCGTGATTGGGAAGTCCCGGCTGGTGCGAGAGCAGTTTTTTGCGGGCTTGCATGCGAGTGCGCCAAAGATGCCAATCTGTGAGACCGAGGTTGCGGGAATTGAAGGCGCCGTCTGGCGCGCGCAGCAATTGGCGAAGTAA
- the nagA gene encoding N-acetylglucosamine-6-phosphate deacetylase, whose protein sequence is MQTVVTAERLWDGTSLHHHPLVLIEDGKIESISSHESAQLPAGARVLDFPGATLGPSYFDVHFHGAAGHDVMEATPQALDTIGTFLASRGTSAYLATTVTASLDATLRSLDGLANEIAKLPQPGRARPLGIHLEGPFLSHAKRGVQPQEHLLAPDIAIFDRLIDAAHGHVRLMTLAPELPGAVELTAHATSRGVRVSLGHSNATAAESQAAIAAGAVSATHTFNAMRPLDHREPGILGTVLTNDNLYSELICDGIHTEPEIVRLWWRAKGPDRAILVTDAMAAAGMPDGEYQLGGFPVQLKEGRATARGVLAGSVLTLDRAFINFIKFTGASIEQALRLLSSNPAAMTGLAHRAGTLAPGKSANMVAIDSTGRLVASIVGGHQAN, encoded by the coding sequence ATGCAAACGGTAGTGACCGCAGAGAGGCTCTGGGACGGAACCAGTCTCCACCATCATCCGCTTGTCCTCATTGAAGACGGCAAGATCGAATCCATTTCCAGCCATGAATCCGCCCAGTTGCCCGCCGGCGCGCGCGTGCTCGATTTTCCGGGCGCAACACTTGGTCCCTCGTATTTCGATGTGCACTTCCATGGCGCAGCCGGTCACGACGTAATGGAAGCGACACCACAGGCACTCGACACCATCGGTACATTTCTAGCTTCGCGCGGAACCAGCGCCTACCTTGCCACCACCGTCACTGCCTCGCTTGACGCCACACTCCGCTCCCTCGACGGCCTGGCCAACGAGATCGCCAAGCTGCCGCAGCCCGGCCGTGCACGCCCCCTCGGAATTCATCTCGAAGGTCCGTTCTTGTCTCACGCAAAACGTGGCGTGCAACCTCAGGAACATCTCCTCGCACCAGACATTGCCATTTTCGATCGTCTTATCGACGCGGCACATGGCCATGTGCGCCTGATGACCCTTGCGCCGGAATTGCCGGGTGCAGTCGAACTTACCGCACACGCCACCTCGCGCGGAGTGCGCGTCTCCCTTGGCCATTCCAACGCCACCGCCGCGGAATCGCAGGCCGCCATTGCCGCAGGCGCTGTCAGCGCTACGCATACCTTCAACGCCATGCGCCCGCTCGATCATCGCGAGCCCGGAATCCTGGGCACCGTGCTGACCAACGACAATCTCTACTCTGAGCTGATTTGCGACGGCATTCACACCGAACCTGAGATCGTTCGCCTGTGGTGGAGAGCAAAAGGACCTGACCGCGCCATTCTGGTCACCGACGCTATGGCTGCCGCCGGAATGCCCGACGGTGAATATCAACTCGGCGGATTTCCTGTGCAGTTAAAAGAGGGCCGCGCCACTGCCCGCGGCGTTCTGGCCGGCAGCGTACTCACCCTCGATCGCGCTTTTATCAACTTCATTAAATTCACCGGCGCCAGCATCGAACAAGCTCTGCGATTGCTCTCTTCCAACCCCGCCGCGATGACCGGGCTCGCCCATCGCGCCGGTACGCTCGCGCCCGGTAAATCAGCCAACATGGTTGCAATCGATTCAACTGGAAGGCTGGTCGCCTCCATCGTCGGTGGCCACCAGGCAAACTAA
- a CDS encoding ectonucleotide pyrophosphatase/phosphodiesterase: MYFRVPRLTATVCLALAFGWPAVGQQAQTIAGGNPALPLVHVENGENSTAAQKAHYVVLVSLDGFRWDYAKHDGAVNLLALGKKGVWAPQGMMPSFPSLTFPNHFTIVTGLYPEHHGLVANTFYDETKHARYAISDARVVRDGSWYSGVPLWSLAESQGMHAACLFWPGSEAEIAGHRPSWYALFDNKTQATDDVEKARIDDAVALLKMPAPDRPHFITIYYSEPDHEGHEFGPDAKETKAAALKMDAMVGRLKKALDATKLPIDLVVVSDHGMTKVEGGWVNLEDFADLSNFEVAGPLLYGKTEEDRASAYNKLKQASSQFVAYRRRDVPAELEYNQNPREGDPVVIATGPYAIRARKPPAERPDNAPEAGMHGFDPHKVPEMKASFFAAGPDIVAGKTVGSFENVNLYPWIAHMLGLQVPKNDGNLNILAGTLRDNGRETANADKSTQE; this comes from the coding sequence ATGTATTTCAGGGTTCCGAGGCTTACCGCAACGGTTTGTCTTGCATTGGCATTTGGCTGGCCGGCTGTTGGGCAGCAAGCCCAGACGATTGCAGGCGGAAACCCGGCGTTACCGCTGGTACACGTGGAGAACGGCGAGAATTCTACGGCGGCGCAAAAGGCGCACTACGTTGTGCTGGTATCGCTCGATGGGTTTAGGTGGGACTACGCAAAACACGATGGCGCGGTGAATCTGCTGGCATTAGGGAAAAAGGGTGTGTGGGCCCCGCAGGGGATGATGCCGAGTTTTCCTTCGTTGACGTTTCCGAACCACTTCACCATCGTTACCGGTCTGTATCCCGAACACCATGGACTGGTGGCCAACACGTTTTACGACGAGACCAAGCATGCGCGGTACGCCATTTCCGATGCGAGGGTAGTGCGAGACGGAAGCTGGTATAGCGGTGTGCCCTTGTGGAGCCTGGCAGAGAGCCAGGGGATGCATGCAGCCTGCCTGTTCTGGCCCGGTTCAGAGGCGGAAATCGCTGGGCATCGGCCCAGCTGGTACGCGCTGTTCGACAACAAGACACAAGCGACCGACGACGTGGAGAAGGCACGCATTGATGATGCTGTGGCCTTGCTGAAGATGCCCGCACCTGACCGGCCTCACTTCATCACGATTTACTATTCCGAGCCGGATCACGAGGGGCACGAATTTGGGCCCGATGCAAAAGAGACTAAGGCTGCCGCGCTGAAGATGGATGCGATGGTTGGACGGCTAAAGAAGGCGCTCGACGCGACTAAATTGCCGATCGACCTAGTGGTGGTCAGCGATCATGGCATGACCAAGGTCGAAGGAGGCTGGGTCAATCTGGAGGACTTCGCCGACTTGAGCAACTTTGAGGTTGCTGGCCCATTGCTCTATGGCAAAACAGAAGAGGACAGGGCGAGCGCGTACAACAAGTTGAAGCAGGCGTCGTCGCAATTTGTTGCTTATCGGCGCAGGGACGTACCGGCTGAACTCGAATACAACCAGAATCCACGCGAGGGCGACCCGGTGGTGATTGCGACGGGACCGTATGCGATCCGCGCTCGGAAGCCGCCTGCCGAGCGGCCGGATAATGCGCCTGAGGCCGGCATGCATGGGTTTGATCCGCATAAGGTTCCAGAAATGAAGGCGAGCTTTTTTGCCGCCGGCCCCGACATTGTGGCGGGAAAAACGGTCGGATCGTTTGAGAACGTAAATCTGTATCCCTGGATTGCTCACATGCTCGGATTGCAAGTACCGAAGAACGACGGCAATCTCAACATTCTCGCGGGGACGTTGCGCGACAACGGTAGAGAGACCGCCAATGCGGACAAGTCGACACAGGAGTAG
- a CDS encoding PadR family transcriptional regulator, translating to MTTKSNYQNRIEILQGTLDMLILKTLQWGEQHGYGISQAIRASSGDVLQVETGSLYPALHRLERQNWVKSEWKKSESNQRAKFYKITKLGKEQLASDYARWEKMVATIEGIMTAE from the coding sequence GTGACTACAAAGAGCAATTATCAAAACCGAATTGAAATTCTGCAGGGAACGCTGGACATGCTGATTCTTAAGACGCTTCAGTGGGGCGAACAGCATGGCTATGGAATCAGCCAGGCAATTCGAGCTAGTTCCGGTGACGTCCTGCAGGTGGAAACCGGCTCCCTCTATCCAGCGCTGCATCGCCTGGAGCGACAGAACTGGGTCAAATCCGAGTGGAAGAAAAGTGAAAGCAACCAGCGCGCGAAGTTCTACAAGATCACCAAACTCGGCAAGGAACAACTGGCTTCTGATTATGCTCGCTGGGAAAAAATGGTCGCGACTATCGAAGGAATTATGACGGCGGAGTGA